Below is a window of Dehalococcoidales bacterium DNA.
TCGACGAGGCAACGGAGATAGAGAAAAGCGTGTGGTTCACGCTGAGCCAGGACATCACCGCCGCGGTGCTTCCCGGGGAACTCAGCCTGTGGCCGATGATTATCAGCGCGGCGCAGCGCTTCAAGCCGCTGGACAAAAAGACGCAGCAGGAATACATGAACGACGCGGCACAGTACCAGCCGCTGGCCGGCCCGCAGATGGACTAATCGGCGGACAAGCCGATAGTGCGGTCGATGAACTCCCCTATTTTAGCCACGAACTCCGCCGGGCGCACGCGGAAGACCTGGCTGTGCACCGCGCCGGGGACCTCCCAGACCTCATTGGCGGGGTTGGGGGCAGCGTGATAAAGCCGCTGCGTTTCCGCACTGCTGGAGAAATCGTCCAGCTCTTCATGCACGAACAAGACCGGGCAGGCAATACCCGGCATAACGTCGATAGGATTCACCACGTGATAGCCGTAGAAGAGACGCGTAAACACGATGCCGCCCGGCCAGAACAGGTAAGCCAGGAAAGTGGGGGCGTTAATGGACTGCGCCTGCCGGATGACCATGGTGTGCATGTCAATAAAGCAGCCGACCAGTATGAGCGAGCCGACACCGTTGCCGCCGGCGTACATAGCGGCGGAAGCCGCCCCGGAGCAAAAACCGAGGATGCAGATAGCGTCCGTGGCGAAGCCCCGGCCGACCAGGTAATCCACCGCCCCGCCGATATCCTCATCGATATGCAAGAGGGAACGGCCCTTACCCTCCGATTCCCCCCTGCCCCTTAAATCATAGAGAAGGATATTGTGCCCCTCCGCCGCCAGGGCGCGCGCCAGGCCGCCGGTGTCCGAGTTATCATCGATGCGGTTCTGGAAACCGCCGTTCACCACCAGGATAACGTCTTTATTGACACCGGGGAGGAACCAGCCTGTAAGAGTGAGGTTGTCACCGCGACTGGGGAAAGCGACGTTCTCATAAGACGTCCCCAAAGCCGCGGGGTCATACACCACGGGGAGGCGGGGAATTTCCATGGCCGTTTTAGCGCCGTACCAGGAGATGCCCAGGTAGAGCACCAGGACCACGCCCAGCACGATGGAGATTATCTTGTAGAGCTTATGCCAGCGTTTCAATTCAAGTCTCTGAACTAAACTTGGTTATACTTTATTTTACCGGAGGTTATTCCGGTTTCTTCCAGATGGGCGGCATCTGCTGGGGAATCACCGCCGGACCCGGGGGCGAAGGCGGCGGCCCCTGTTTGGTCTGGAGCGGTTTGCAGATGATTTCCGTGATATGCAGGTCCGCCAGGTGGGTGGAGGCGGCGGCGATAGCGACCACCGCGGTATCCGCGCCGCGGCCCGAACCGGTGACCACGACCACCTGCTCTCCCACATCCACTTTACCGCCGTCCACAGCCATCATTAAAATTTCCACGCAGACTTTCATGCCCTGGCAGAAAGTGCGCAGCAGGTTGGCCATAACCGTGGGAGTATCCACGCCGTAGAGTCGGTCAGTGTGGAAGAGCATGGTGCCGAAGTGCACGGCGTGCCCCTGTTTTTCCAATTCCGTCACCAGCTCCGGGGGGAAATTCATGCCCATGAACCCGAACTGGTGAGGCAC
It encodes the following:
- a CDS encoding alpha/beta hydrolase — translated: MKRWHKLYKIISIVLGVVLVLYLGISWYGAKTAMEIPRLPVVYDPAALGTSYENVAFPSRGDNLTLTGWFLPGVNKDVILVVNGGFQNRIDDNSDTGGLARALAAEGHNILLYDLRGRGESEGKGRSLLHIDEDIGGAVDYLVGRGFATDAICILGFCSGAASAAMYAGGNGVGSLILVGCFIDMHTMVIRQAQSINAPTFLAYLFWPGGIVFTRLFYGYHVVNPIDVMPGIACPVLFVHEELDDFSSSAETQRLYHAAPNPANEVWEVPGAVHSQVFRVRPAEFVAKIGEFIDRTIGLSAD